A part of Sporanaerobacter acetigenes DSM 13106 genomic DNA contains:
- a CDS encoding sodium-dependent transporter, with protein MEKRESWGSRFGFIMAAAGFSIGLGNIWRFPYLTGVNGGGAFVFVYLIICVLIGIPLFTMEMSLGRKTQMSSVEGMRSLTKKGSPWVLFGWFGVLSAFIILTYYMQIMGWILAYLFKMISGSLAGLTAEGYTQAFADFTSNTGAVAGATLACVIIVGLISAKGLEKGIEKACKIMMPTLFTMLIILAIRSLTLPGAMEGLKWYLRVDFSKINGQVWLDALGQCFFSIGIASGGAFIYGSYLKKDSDIPTDGLIIIGFDTLAALIAGLVMFPAIFALGLEPDAGASLLFVTMSNLFSHLPAGSFFGGMFFLLVFFAALSSALGYLEPIVTTGTELFKMDRKKAVWVSLALIFIIGFPTIMAQGPWADIKIGGRNFFDFADYLSGNIMMPLGALILSLYTLFVWKFDKYQEETNIGAAKFKVYDWWAILVKFVIPVALVIIFTTGVF; from the coding sequence ATGGAGAAAAGAGAAAGTTGGGGAAGTAGATTTGGATTTATAATGGCGGCTGCAGGTTTTTCTATAGGCCTTGGAAATATATGGAGATTTCCATATTTAACAGGTGTCAATGGTGGAGGAGCTTTTGTATTTGTATATTTAATAATTTGTGTATTGATAGGTATTCCTTTGTTTACAATGGAAATGAGTTTAGGAAGAAAGACTCAAATGAGTTCAGTAGAAGGTATGAGATCCCTTACTAAAAAGGGTAGTCCTTGGGTATTGTTTGGCTGGTTTGGAGTACTTTCAGCTTTTATTATCTTGACTTATTATATGCAAATAATGGGATGGATATTAGCTTATTTATTTAAGATGATTTCAGGCAGTTTGGCTGGTCTTACGGCAGAAGGATATACACAAGCTTTTGCTGATTTTACATCCAATACTGGTGCAGTAGCTGGGGCTACATTAGCATGTGTTATAATTGTTGGACTTATTTCAGCTAAGGGGCTAGAGAAAGGTATAGAAAAAGCATGTAAAATAATGATGCCTACATTGTTCACAATGCTTATCATATTAGCTATAAGATCATTGACTTTGCCTGGAGCAATGGAAGGACTTAAATGGTATTTAAGAGTTGATTTTTCAAAGATAAATGGACAGGTTTGGCTTGATGCACTAGGTCAATGTTTCTTCTCTATAGGTATAGCTAGTGGTGGAGCATTTATATATGGTAGTTATCTTAAAAAAGATAGTGATATACCAACAGACGGACTTATTATAATAGGATTTGATACATTGGCGGCATTGATAGCAGGATTAGTTATGTTCCCAGCAATATTCGCATTAGGACTTGAGCCAGATGCAGGAGCAAGTTTATTATTTGTTACTATGTCAAATCTATTTTCACATTTGCCAGCAGGCAGTTTCTTTGGTGGAATGTTCTTCTTATTGGTATTCTTTGCTGCACTTTCTTCTGCATTAGGATACTTAGAACCTATAGTTACAACTGGAACAGAACTATTTAAGATGGATAGGAAAAAAGCTGTATGGGTGAGTTTGGCTCTTATATTCATCATAGGATTTCCAACTATAATGGCTCAAGGACCATGGGCAGATATAAAAATTGGAGGAAGAAATTTCTTTGATTTCGCAGATTATTTATCTGGGAATATTATGATGCCTTTAGGTGCATTGATATTGTCCTTATATACATTATTTGTTTGGAAATTCGATAAATATCAAGAAGAGACAAATATTGGAGCAGCTAAATTTAAAGTATATGATTGGTGGGCTATATTAGTTAAATTTGTTATCCCAGTAGCATTGGTTATAATATTTACTACAGGAGTATTTTAA
- a CDS encoding TetR/AcrR family transcriptional regulator codes for MKHMSKVEINKRQKEDSLYAAAYELFTTQGIHNTAISDIVKKAGVAKGTFYLYFKDKYDVLDKIILDKSSEILVEAIENTNIKEFDSFEEKLLYFIDSIIEYLKENKLLLKLIYKNLSWGVVRKAYKDYKGINEIYYMFEEGLKDHDLKEGDIEKIIFIILELVGSVCYSCIVLREPTNIDEMKPILFEIIKKII; via the coding sequence ATGAAACACATGTCAAAGGTTGAAATAAATAAAAGGCAAAAGGAAGATTCTCTATATGCTGCTGCTTATGAATTATTTACCACACAGGGTATACATAATACGGCAATTAGCGATATAGTTAAAAAAGCAGGAGTGGCAAAAGGAACTTTCTATCTATACTTCAAAGACAAATATGACGTACTTGACAAGATAATTTTAGATAAAAGTTCTGAAATACTTGTTGAAGCTATTGAAAATACCAATATAAAGGAATTCGATAGTTTTGAAGAAAAGTTATTGTATTTTATAGATTCCATAATAGAGTATTTGAAAGAAAACAAACTACTACTTAAGCTTATTTATAAAAATCTTTCTTGGGGAGTGGTTAGAAAGGCTTATAAGGACTATAAAGGAATAAATGAGATCTACTATATGTTTGAGGAGGGTCTTAAGGACCATGATTTGAAAGAAGGTGATATTGAAAAAATTATATTCATTATTTTAGAATTGGTTGGGTCAGTTTGCTATAGTTGTATAGTATTGAGGGAACCTACAAATATAGATGAAATGAAACCAATATTATTTGAAATTATAAAGAAAATTATATAG
- the grdB gene encoding glycine reductase complex selenoprotein B — MAEKYKVLYYVNQFFGQIGGEDKAGIEPMYKEETVGPALGFNGLISEEGEVIGTIICGDNYFNENKEEAMKFILDIVKKTNPDIVVTGPAFNAGRYGMACGEIAKAIVEQLNIPAVTGMYAENPGVDVCKGQVIIASTSDSAAGMRKALPVMANIVKKVVKGEKLGFPEEEGYIPQGKRLTIFSDKRGSQRAVEMLLARLNDEPFETELPMPVFDKVNPAEAIKDLSKATIALVTSGGIVPKGNPDRIQSASAQKWGKYDVSGKDGLGADYCTIHGGYDPVYANEIPDRVAPLDLLKQYEKDGVIGKVYEYFYTTTGTGTSVGNAMKFGTEIGKELKEAGVDGVILTSTUGTCTRCGATMVKEIERYGLPIVHMATITTISQSVGANRIVPTVAIPHPVGNPSLPHEEEMDLRRKLVKKALDALQTEVSEPTQFE, encoded by the coding sequence ATGGCAGAGAAATACAAAGTACTATACTATGTAAATCAGTTTTTTGGTCAAATAGGTGGAGAGGATAAGGCAGGAATAGAGCCTATGTATAAAGAAGAAACCGTAGGGCCAGCATTAGGATTTAATGGACTTATAAGTGAAGAGGGAGAAGTAATAGGTACTATTATTTGTGGAGACAACTATTTCAATGAAAACAAAGAAGAAGCTATGAAATTTATTCTTGACATAGTTAAAAAGACTAATCCAGATATAGTAGTTACAGGACCCGCTTTCAATGCAGGGAGATATGGAATGGCTTGTGGGGAAATTGCAAAAGCTATTGTAGAACAATTAAATATTCCTGCAGTGACTGGAATGTATGCTGAAAACCCAGGGGTAGATGTTTGTAAGGGACAAGTAATAATTGCTAGTACATCTGATTCAGCAGCAGGAATGAGAAAAGCATTACCAGTTATGGCAAATATAGTTAAGAAGGTAGTTAAAGGTGAAAAATTAGGATTTCCAGAAGAAGAAGGTTATATACCACAAGGAAAGAGACTTACTATTTTTTCAGATAAGAGAGGATCACAAAGAGCTGTAGAAATGCTTTTAGCTCGCTTGAATGATGAGCCTTTTGAAACTGAACTTCCAATGCCTGTATTTGACAAAGTAAATCCTGCTGAAGCTATAAAGGATTTAAGTAAAGCAACTATAGCATTAGTTACTAGTGGAGGTATTGTACCAAAAGGAAATCCTGATAGAATTCAATCTGCAAGTGCTCAAAAATGGGGCAAATATGACGTAAGTGGGAAAGATGGCCTTGGAGCAGATTATTGTACTATTCATGGTGGTTATGACCCAGTATATGCAAATGAAATACCTGACAGGGTTGCACCATTAGATTTGTTAAAACAATATGAAAAAGATGGAGTTATAGGAAAGGTTTATGAATATTTCTATACTACTACAGGTACAGGAACATCTGTTGGCAATGCTATGAAATTTGGAACAGAAATTGGTAAAGAGTTAAAAGAAGCTGGAGTAGATGGAGTTATCTTAACTTCTACCTGAGGCACTTGTACACGTTGCGGTGCAACAATGGTAAAAGAAATTGAAAGATATGGTCTACCTATAGTTCATATGGCTACTATTACGACAATTTCTCAATCTGTAGGAGCAAATAGAATAGTTCCAACAGTTGCAATTCCTCATCCAGTAGGGAATCCAAGTCTTCCACATGAAGAAGAAATGGATTTAAGACGCAAACTAGTTAAAAAGGCATTAGATGCATTACAAACAGAAGTTAGCGAACCTACTCAATTTGAATAA
- a CDS encoding glycine/sarcosine/betaine reductase component B subunit, whose product MKLELRRIHIKDIQFGDKLAVENGVLTVNKEDLIEKLKEDERIKDVKVDIARPGEKVRIIPVKDVIEPRVKIEGAGNGFPGASTKIAQLGDGKVNVLYGAAVVTVGDIVGFQEGVVDMWGEGAKWTPFSKTYNLVVDITPVEGLDPHTHEATVRLAGLKAAEFIGEAGRAVEPDEVLTYGMESNAVETKKYPNLPKVLYVEMLISQGLLHDGYIYGVNSQLILPTLIHPNEELDGAVISGNCVAACDKITTYQHQNNSVILDLYAQHGKTINFLGVILTPELTTLEGKFRTCDYTAKLCKTLGADGVIVSEEGYGNPDSDLVMICKRLENAGIKTALITDECSGRDGMSQPLTDTASEAVAVVSTGNVSHVVTLPPADKVIGSAESIATLAGGWDGALLEDGTLMCELNAVIGATSEIGYHNCTVKLY is encoded by the coding sequence TTGAAATTAGAACTTAGAAGAATCCACATAAAAGATATACAGTTTGGGGATAAACTTGCTGTAGAAAATGGGGTTCTAACTGTAAACAAAGAGGATTTAATTGAAAAGCTTAAGGAAGATGAAAGAATCAAAGATGTAAAAGTTGATATTGCAAGACCAGGAGAAAAGGTAAGAATTATTCCAGTAAAAGACGTAATAGAGCCTAGAGTAAAAATTGAAGGAGCAGGAAATGGTTTCCCTGGAGCATCAACTAAGATAGCTCAACTTGGAGATGGAAAAGTCAATGTACTATATGGTGCAGCTGTTGTTACAGTTGGAGATATTGTAGGTTTCCAAGAAGGTGTTGTTGATATGTGGGGAGAAGGAGCAAAATGGACACCTTTTTCCAAAACTTATAATCTAGTTGTAGATATAACTCCTGTTGAAGGATTGGATCCACATACTCATGAGGCTACTGTAAGACTTGCTGGTCTTAAGGCAGCAGAATTTATTGGTGAAGCAGGAAGAGCAGTTGAACCAGATGAAGTTTTAACTTATGGAATGGAAAGCAATGCTGTAGAAACTAAAAAATATCCAAATTTGCCAAAGGTATTATATGTAGAAATGCTTATTTCACAAGGATTGCTTCATGATGGATATATATATGGTGTAAATAGTCAACTTATATTACCTACGCTTATTCATCCAAATGAAGAACTTGATGGTGCTGTAATCAGTGGAAATTGTGTAGCGGCTTGTGACAAGATTACAACTTATCAACATCAAAACAATTCAGTAATATTAGATTTATATGCACAACATGGAAAGACAATAAACTTTTTAGGAGTAATATTAACTCCAGAGCTTACTACTTTGGAAGGTAAGTTTAGAACTTGTGATTATACGGCAAAATTATGTAAGACTCTTGGAGCAGATGGCGTTATCGTATCAGAAGAAGGTTATGGAAATCCAGACTCAGACTTAGTTATGATTTGTAAGAGATTGGAAAATGCAGGAATAAAAACTGCTCTAATCACTGATGAATGTTCAGGAAGAGATGGAATGAGTCAACCTTTGACAGATACAGCAAGTGAAGCGGTAGCTGTTGTATCCACAGGAAATGTAAGCCATGTTGTTACATTGCCACCTGCTGATAAAGTAATAGGAAGTGCTGAAAGCATAGCTACTCTAGCAGGTGGATGGGATGGAGCTCTATTGGAAGATGGAACTTTGATGTGCGAGCTAAATGCTGTAATAGGAGCTACTTCAGAAATAGGATATCATAATTGTACAGTTAAATTGTACTAA